The following are encoded together in the Lactuca sativa cultivar Salinas chromosome 1, Lsat_Salinas_v11, whole genome shotgun sequence genome:
- the LOC111882495 gene encoding uncharacterized protein LOC111882495 isoform X1 has product MFWRMTGLSTVSPVDTILDQENFTLEELLEDDEIIQECRALNSRLINFLRERTQIEQLLRYIVEEAPEDAAKGRAFKYPFIACEIFTCEVDIILKTLVEDEELMNLLFSFLEPEHPHCTLLAGYFSKVVACLLLRKSAPLINYIQAHPDIIQKLVDLVGITSIMEVLIRLIGADENLYTSFADSTKWLEDIDVLKMIVDKFSSSDSPQVHANAAETLCAISRYASPVLGAKISSPSFIARLFHHALGESRPKSVLVNALCVCICLLDPNRQTSATSYFYNRQLIHNSSVTTNPEIVEGMLESLGNLSKLLEVSTDENILLTTYGKLQPPLGKHRLKIVEFISVLTSVRSEAAENELVRLGVLRRILELFFQYPYNNFIHHHAEQIIVCCLESKNASLVEHILEECNLVRSIIDAEGNSASNTDKKTDMPTVLAEGRVPPRIGNVGHMTRIANKLIQLGTDNTYIQTHLQNNSEWVEWHANVLEGRNALENVLQWACGRPTPLHDPSRDSDDDDYHDKDYDVATLTNNLSQAFGYGFYENADSNEAHGAMEGDDEDVYFDDESAEVVISSLQLGDDQERGSLFTNSNWFTADEEKVVSEPSTNADSPPPPPTTEAAPGGFTPENNDDLSDTATSSTNDSRPSETDKPPEQVDRKDSDEPGGTTTTTTAATDPTGTSLLSSEPEPPKVETSDRGDEREASSSTAADEVAAEGGGPPHSETHTDGEEQK; this is encoded by the exons ATGTTTTGGCGTATGACCGGTTTGTCTACTGTATCTCCG GTGGACACAATCTTGGATCAGGAAAACTTTACACTAGAGGAGCTTCTTGAGGATGATGAAATAATCCAAGAATGCAGAGCTCTTAATAGCCGACTTATCAATTT TTTGAGGGAAAGGACTCAAATTGAACAGCTTTTGCGCTACATAGTGGAAGAAGCCCCTGAGGATGCTGCAAAAGGACGTGCTTTTAA gTACCCGTTTATTGCATGTGAGATATTTACCTGTGAAGTTGATATCATACTCAAAACCTTGGTAGAGGACGAGGAG TTGATGAACTTGTTGTTTTCCTTCTTGGAACCAGAACACCCTCATTGTACCCTATTGGCTGGTTACTTCAgtaaa GTTGTTGCATGCCTGTTGTTGCGGAAATCGGCTCCTTTAATCAACTACATTCAA GCCCATCCAGACATTATCCAAAAGCTGGTTGACCTAGTAGGAATTACATCCATCATGGAG GTGCTTATTCGTCTAATTGGTGCTGATGAAAATCTCTACACCAGTTTTGCAGACTCAACAAAGTGGTTAGAAGACATTGATGTGTTAAAAATGATTGTTGATAAATTCAGTTCTTCA GATTCTCCTCAAGTGCATGCGAATGCAGCAGAGACACTTTGTGCTATAAGTAGATATGCTTCCCCAGTTTTAGGTGCTAAAATATCCAGTCCAAG TTTCATAGCAAGATTATTTCATCATGCATTGGGGGAATCAAGGCCAAAATCGGTTTTAGTGAATGCattgtgtgtatgtatatgtttGTTAGATCCAAACAGACAAACATCTGCAACATCTTACTTCTATAATCGACAATTGATTCATAATTCATCAGTAACAACAAATCCAGAGATTGTGGAAGGCATGTTGGAGAGCTTAG GAAATTTGTCAAAGCTGTTGGAAGTTTCAACAGACGAAAACATTTTACTAACAACATATGGCAAGTTGCAACCACCTCTTGGGAAACATCGCCTTAAG ATTGTTGAATTCATCTCAGTGCTAACGAGTGTTAGAAGTGAAGCTGCAGAGAATGAGTTGGTTCGCCTTGGTGTTTTAAGACGTATTTTGGAATTATTTTTTCA GTATCCATACAATAACTtcattcatcaccatgctgaACAGATTATAGTTTGTTGCCTTGAGAGCAAGAATGCTTCACTGGTTGAACATATTCTTGAGGAATGTAATCTTGTCAGGAGCATTATTGATGCTGAGGGAAACAGTGCATCGAATACTGACAAAAAGACTGATATG CCAACAGTCCTTGCTGAAGGAAGAGTGCCACCTAGGATAGGGAATGTTGGACACATGACACGTATAGCCAACAAACTCATCCAATTAGGGACTGATAACACCTATATACAGACACATTTGCAG AATAATAGCGAATGGGTAGAGTGGCATGCAAATGTACTTGAGGGACGCAATGCACTTGAAAATGTATTACAGTGGGCATGCGG GAGACCTACACCACTTCATGATCCAAGTAGggatagtgatgatgatgattacCATGATAAAGATTATGATGTGGCAACTTTAACCAATAATCTAAGCCAGGCGTTTGGGTACGGTTTTTATGAAAATGCTGATAGCAACGAG GCTCATGGCGCAATGGAAGGAGATGATGAG GATGTGTATTTTGATGATGAATCTGCTGAAGTAGTCATATCTTCACTTCAATTGGGAGATGACCAAGAAAG GGGATCTCTTTTTACAAATTCGAATTGGTTTACTGCTGATGAAGAGAAGGTGGTTTCCGAACCATCAACTAATGCCGACTCACCTCCACCTCCACCCACCACCGAGGCGGCCCCTGGCGGTTTCACGCCGGAAAACAACGATGACTTGTCAGACACCGCCACGAGTTCAACCAATGATTCAAGACCCAGTGAGACCGATAAACCACCGGAACAGGTTGACCGGAAAGATTCCGATGAACCAGGtggcaccaccaccaccaccactgccgcCACCGACCCCACCGGAACATCTCTGTTGAGCAGTGAACCCGAACCACCAAAGGTAGAGACTAGTGATAGGGGAGATGAAAGGGAGGCTTCATCTTCCACTGCCGCTGATGAAGTGGCGGCAGAGGGTGGCGGGCCGCCACATTCTGAAACACATACTGATGGTGAAGAGCAAAAGTGA
- the LOC111882495 gene encoding uncharacterized protein LOC111882495 isoform X2 yields the protein MFWRMTGLSTVSPVDTILDQENFTLEELLEDDEIIQECRALNSRLINFLRERTQIEQLLRYIVEEAPEDAAKGRAFKYPFIACEIFTCEVDIILKTLVEDEELMNLLFSFLEPEHPHCTLLAGYFSKVVACLLLRKSAPLINYIQAHPDIIQKLVDLVGITSIMEVLIRLIGADENLYTSFADSTKWLEDIDVLKMIVDKFSSSDSPQVHANAAETLCAISRYASPVLGAKISSPSFIARLFHHALGESRPKSVLVNALCVCICLLDPNRQTSATSYFYNRQLIHNSSVTTNPEIVEGMLESLGNLSKLLEVSTDENILLTTYGKLQPPLGKHRLKIVEFISVLTSVRSEAAENELVRLGVLRRILELFFQYPYNNFIHHHAEQIIVCCLESKNASLVEHILEECNLVRSIIDAEGNSASNTDKKTDMPTVLAEGRVPPRIGNVGHMTRIANKLIQLGTDNTYIQTHLQNNSEWVEWHANVLEGRNALENVLQWACGRPTPLHDPSRDSDDDDYHDKDYDVATLTNNLSQAFGYGFYENADSNEVLKMNKGKEIMPTYVSQEGSNVLTSNEKSKKMERGEMSEMPHKVLHHGPHEYHHKGANGNYPKAPQNSIHVRRMSFIDFEQDKRDLMRKKRLVGEHIEDLKREIKRLKRPSSKRDKEEKPRGFVEQVKEIIYKIVNRMKK from the exons ATGTTTTGGCGTATGACCGGTTTGTCTACTGTATCTCCG GTGGACACAATCTTGGATCAGGAAAACTTTACACTAGAGGAGCTTCTTGAGGATGATGAAATAATCCAAGAATGCAGAGCTCTTAATAGCCGACTTATCAATTT TTTGAGGGAAAGGACTCAAATTGAACAGCTTTTGCGCTACATAGTGGAAGAAGCCCCTGAGGATGCTGCAAAAGGACGTGCTTTTAA gTACCCGTTTATTGCATGTGAGATATTTACCTGTGAAGTTGATATCATACTCAAAACCTTGGTAGAGGACGAGGAG TTGATGAACTTGTTGTTTTCCTTCTTGGAACCAGAACACCCTCATTGTACCCTATTGGCTGGTTACTTCAgtaaa GTTGTTGCATGCCTGTTGTTGCGGAAATCGGCTCCTTTAATCAACTACATTCAA GCCCATCCAGACATTATCCAAAAGCTGGTTGACCTAGTAGGAATTACATCCATCATGGAG GTGCTTATTCGTCTAATTGGTGCTGATGAAAATCTCTACACCAGTTTTGCAGACTCAACAAAGTGGTTAGAAGACATTGATGTGTTAAAAATGATTGTTGATAAATTCAGTTCTTCA GATTCTCCTCAAGTGCATGCGAATGCAGCAGAGACACTTTGTGCTATAAGTAGATATGCTTCCCCAGTTTTAGGTGCTAAAATATCCAGTCCAAG TTTCATAGCAAGATTATTTCATCATGCATTGGGGGAATCAAGGCCAAAATCGGTTTTAGTGAATGCattgtgtgtatgtatatgtttGTTAGATCCAAACAGACAAACATCTGCAACATCTTACTTCTATAATCGACAATTGATTCATAATTCATCAGTAACAACAAATCCAGAGATTGTGGAAGGCATGTTGGAGAGCTTAG GAAATTTGTCAAAGCTGTTGGAAGTTTCAACAGACGAAAACATTTTACTAACAACATATGGCAAGTTGCAACCACCTCTTGGGAAACATCGCCTTAAG ATTGTTGAATTCATCTCAGTGCTAACGAGTGTTAGAAGTGAAGCTGCAGAGAATGAGTTGGTTCGCCTTGGTGTTTTAAGACGTATTTTGGAATTATTTTTTCA GTATCCATACAATAACTtcattcatcaccatgctgaACAGATTATAGTTTGTTGCCTTGAGAGCAAGAATGCTTCACTGGTTGAACATATTCTTGAGGAATGTAATCTTGTCAGGAGCATTATTGATGCTGAGGGAAACAGTGCATCGAATACTGACAAAAAGACTGATATG CCAACAGTCCTTGCTGAAGGAAGAGTGCCACCTAGGATAGGGAATGTTGGACACATGACACGTATAGCCAACAAACTCATCCAATTAGGGACTGATAACACCTATATACAGACACATTTGCAG AATAATAGCGAATGGGTAGAGTGGCATGCAAATGTACTTGAGGGACGCAATGCACTTGAAAATGTATTACAGTGGGCATGCGG GAGACCTACACCACTTCATGATCCAAGTAGggatagtgatgatgatgattacCATGATAAAGATTATGATGTGGCAACTTTAACCAATAATCTAAGCCAGGCGTTTGGGTACGGTTTTTATGAAAATGCTGATAGCAACGAG GTTTTGAAGATGAACAAAGGGAAAGAAATCATGCCAACATATGTATCACAAGAAGGGTCCAATGTGTTGACCTCAAACGAAAAATCAAAGAAAATGGAAAGAGGAGAAATGTCTGAAATGCCCCATAAGGTTCTTCATCATGGTCCTCATGAGTACCATCATAAGGGTGCTAATGGGAATTATCCTAAGGCTCCTCAAAATTCAATACACGTACGGAGGATGAGTTTTATTGACTTTGAACAAGATAAAAGAGATTTGATGAGAAAGAAAAGACTAGTTGGTGAACATATAGAAGATCTAAAGAGGGAGATCAAAAGACTAAAACGACCTTCCTCTAAAAGAGACAAAGAAGAGAAACCCAGAGGTTTTGTAGAGCAAGTTAAAGagattatatataaaatagtGAACCGAATGAAGAAATGA
- the LOC111882495 gene encoding uncharacterized protein LOC111882495 isoform X3 translates to MNLLFSFLEPEHPHCTLLAGYFSKVVACLLLRKSAPLINYIQAHPDIIQKLVDLVGITSIMEVLIRLIGADENLYTSFADSTKWLEDIDVLKMIVDKFSSSDSPQVHANAAETLCAISRYASPVLGAKISSPSFIARLFHHALGESRPKSVLVNALCVCICLLDPNRQTSATSYFYNRQLIHNSSVTTNPEIVEGMLESLGNLSKLLEVSTDENILLTTYGKLQPPLGKHRLKIVEFISVLTSVRSEAAENELVRLGVLRRILELFFQYPYNNFIHHHAEQIIVCCLESKNASLVEHILEECNLVRSIIDAEGNSASNTDKKTDMPTVLAEGRVPPRIGNVGHMTRIANKLIQLGTDNTYIQTHLQNNSEWVEWHANVLEGRNALENVLQWACGRPTPLHDPSRDSDDDDYHDKDYDVATLTNNLSQAFGYGFYENADSNEAHGAMEGDDEDVYFDDESAEVVISSLQLGDDQERGSLFTNSNWFTADEEKVVSEPSTNADSPPPPPTTEAAPGGFTPENNDDLSDTATSSTNDSRPSETDKPPEQVDRKDSDEPGGTTTTTTAATDPTGTSLLSSEPEPPKVETSDRGDEREASSSTAADEVAAEGGGPPHSETHTDGEEQK, encoded by the exons ATGAACTTGTTGTTTTCCTTCTTGGAACCAGAACACCCTCATTGTACCCTATTGGCTGGTTACTTCAgtaaa GTTGTTGCATGCCTGTTGTTGCGGAAATCGGCTCCTTTAATCAACTACATTCAA GCCCATCCAGACATTATCCAAAAGCTGGTTGACCTAGTAGGAATTACATCCATCATGGAG GTGCTTATTCGTCTAATTGGTGCTGATGAAAATCTCTACACCAGTTTTGCAGACTCAACAAAGTGGTTAGAAGACATTGATGTGTTAAAAATGATTGTTGATAAATTCAGTTCTTCA GATTCTCCTCAAGTGCATGCGAATGCAGCAGAGACACTTTGTGCTATAAGTAGATATGCTTCCCCAGTTTTAGGTGCTAAAATATCCAGTCCAAG TTTCATAGCAAGATTATTTCATCATGCATTGGGGGAATCAAGGCCAAAATCGGTTTTAGTGAATGCattgtgtgtatgtatatgtttGTTAGATCCAAACAGACAAACATCTGCAACATCTTACTTCTATAATCGACAATTGATTCATAATTCATCAGTAACAACAAATCCAGAGATTGTGGAAGGCATGTTGGAGAGCTTAG GAAATTTGTCAAAGCTGTTGGAAGTTTCAACAGACGAAAACATTTTACTAACAACATATGGCAAGTTGCAACCACCTCTTGGGAAACATCGCCTTAAG ATTGTTGAATTCATCTCAGTGCTAACGAGTGTTAGAAGTGAAGCTGCAGAGAATGAGTTGGTTCGCCTTGGTGTTTTAAGACGTATTTTGGAATTATTTTTTCA GTATCCATACAATAACTtcattcatcaccatgctgaACAGATTATAGTTTGTTGCCTTGAGAGCAAGAATGCTTCACTGGTTGAACATATTCTTGAGGAATGTAATCTTGTCAGGAGCATTATTGATGCTGAGGGAAACAGTGCATCGAATACTGACAAAAAGACTGATATG CCAACAGTCCTTGCTGAAGGAAGAGTGCCACCTAGGATAGGGAATGTTGGACACATGACACGTATAGCCAACAAACTCATCCAATTAGGGACTGATAACACCTATATACAGACACATTTGCAG AATAATAGCGAATGGGTAGAGTGGCATGCAAATGTACTTGAGGGACGCAATGCACTTGAAAATGTATTACAGTGGGCATGCGG GAGACCTACACCACTTCATGATCCAAGTAGggatagtgatgatgatgattacCATGATAAAGATTATGATGTGGCAACTTTAACCAATAATCTAAGCCAGGCGTTTGGGTACGGTTTTTATGAAAATGCTGATAGCAACGAG GCTCATGGCGCAATGGAAGGAGATGATGAG GATGTGTATTTTGATGATGAATCTGCTGAAGTAGTCATATCTTCACTTCAATTGGGAGATGACCAAGAAAG GGGATCTCTTTTTACAAATTCGAATTGGTTTACTGCTGATGAAGAGAAGGTGGTTTCCGAACCATCAACTAATGCCGACTCACCTCCACCTCCACCCACCACCGAGGCGGCCCCTGGCGGTTTCACGCCGGAAAACAACGATGACTTGTCAGACACCGCCACGAGTTCAACCAATGATTCAAGACCCAGTGAGACCGATAAACCACCGGAACAGGTTGACCGGAAAGATTCCGATGAACCAGGtggcaccaccaccaccaccactgccgcCACCGACCCCACCGGAACATCTCTGTTGAGCAGTGAACCCGAACCACCAAAGGTAGAGACTAGTGATAGGGGAGATGAAAGGGAGGCTTCATCTTCCACTGCCGCTGATGAAGTGGCGGCAGAGGGTGGCGGGCCGCCACATTCTGAAACACATACTGATGGTGAAGAGCAAAAGTGA